A window of Mytilus edulis chromosome 10, xbMytEdul2.2, whole genome shotgun sequence contains these coding sequences:
- the LOC139492844 gene encoding heat shock 70 kDa protein 12B-like produces MVISKDVFAEFFAQTIAALIRSLTCLLSRNKYGIETVLLVGGFANCPVLQKAIQQQLFGRNPHTVKARVIRKTYGVRSSNNYDPDKHPPEKRNVLNGKLVVGNIFDTHIISNQIAEVGQKFAREIYYPVIDSQSTVTVEIYTADGKAQLFVTDRDPSYLGKLVVELHFFPEKSPKFKFPEGSSSI; encoded by the coding sequence ATGGTCATTTCTAAAGACGTCTTCGCCGAATTTTTTGCCCAAACAATTGCAGCACTTATAAGAAGTTTAACATGCCTCCTTAGCAGAAACAAATATGGAATAGAAACAGTACTTCTCGTTGGAGGCTTTGCAAACTGTCCAGTTCTACAAAAAGCAATACAACAACAACTGTTCGGAAGAAATCCACACACTGTAAAAGCTAGAGTCATCAGAAAGACATATGGTGTTAGAAGTAGTAATAACTACGATCCCGATAAACATCCACCTGAAAAGCGAAATGTGTTAAATGGCAAGTTAGTGGTAGGAAATATTTTCGACACTCATATTATATCTAACCAAATAGCTGAAGTTGGACAAAAGTTTGCGCGGGAAATTTACTATCCTGTTATAGATAGCCAGTCGACTGTTACTGTTGAGATTTACACTGCGGATGGCAAGGCTCAATTGTTTGTTACCGATCGTGATCCTTCCTATTTAGGAAAACTTGTGGTGGAACTTCATTTTTTCCCGGAAAAGTCTCCTAAATTCAAATTCCCGGAAGGTTCAAGTTCGATTTAA
- the LOC139492847 gene encoding uncharacterized protein, protein MAKTVANAELKQLKKEYLDCKKEKEQIESYFSFYRKGNLPKNIAETNATLLDAWRIEDNNFYETNGSKLVYAKVKDFSCILVTSNSGLGKTAIIRHIALKLHSEGFEIVPVESPEDIIKYKTKQNQVFLIDDVLGKYGLSLTLLEKWERINEKLTSCLGSELGANKLLCTLRLQIALNTRFTNASTILNQVIVNLEEGSSELSKEEKRKILLKHLNRSNKENEMKPEEIEIVCQTKYAFPLLCKLVSTNEERFRNRITFFRQPISLLNEELNKMSIENKSLYCSLVLCMLYNGTLSRSIFDFDSRECDEKIYKIMQHCGLQRNTSKKELGDSVLCAIGSYFTQESDNIRFIHDALEETVGRHFCLFNPKVMFSECDLLFIRDRVRVRSDINGNEQDEYIVIIQEDELDKDHLRPLYDRLFKELKSGRFSSLLMSHLFKNRNFIRIFGTIIDNNGRMLVHTLLIKVCSERLQRDQSIFEKAIEFLSSNRDQSAVGRKVKDIFLSNKEFQDNSDAISRVVEAKWSRSTLMYWIVAFGCYEFFHYVWNKITTIERKWLLTRDILYQPSVKSFFPLAVLGGSIAIVTELISSGADVNCFSEIWETSLYIAVSTSQYDMAHLLMRNGAKVNLRAWCAMKTPILVTGSKVKLTSLLLQYDLNQTELHIAVRQNDLKKLRSNITSENINSRTKSGWTVLHYAVILNNLEAVRTLFQEVFSQNGDSNLDSVQDAQGDMMYRRPKPKVSIVDSNGLTAVHLAVAHNYTKILSLLLRNGGKVRVHDDFDRTPLHYTKSDCAIKYLLSHSCQNNYFGNCRSAEEGNGYTRNARSAFRTVWSNISQHTALGGVCRNFVNMPDKEGNTPLHSVIKRSLSEKVKRDCIKTLLHNGADPYLCNESGLSVFEIIDCSSEATKYINYSETYRKLIEKTHAVFALAMLTLIALTIAIPLYVSIFISQESQNSVYCIGQVAESGAIILEPTKLSKYVIWLSIVLFLSLSITFKTNFSVSFKRIFRIFVLIGCGVLIYQGEIFYIHFIYKFMYFAIYIVIRLILLIHVASYVFTLSYMHIPSWAGITGIGILLFMIIIVFDLLVYVTYTAIVIPSESLSYSQSSTIPEMNILKITSSNCIEFSLENITCMSQAYNNTYQNGVDFSVQCHTDPNITSYKGTLAAELGYTDWQEIGFVFGTSSKQSEIRRDTFVAALGIGTSFSGYAISLLTDYNKDPLNIQTFNWISRFDGHVTNKMPSDLLLRPDGTFHSFGYDAEYNYENAKPSDRGTQVMGLLQFIQDDAKSNRFIVIKDVTGKEIFALDVFCYCIYFLKNDIMTKLQQQIDIVQESDIHFVLNVPAIWSDKAKQFMGEVAERVRFKVVLSSSDIIQECVSRDRRIEGSKLSLALEPEAAAIFCQHVPTTRQTYIGFPPSLASAKDTIKVFGGTVDITGFHSTPDGVLRELMSARGGEATGVLMPSTIHSLNT, encoded by the exons ATGGCAAAAACGGTTGCAAACGCAGAACTGAAGCAGCTCAAAAAGGAATACCTTGAttgtaaaaaagaaaaggaaCAGATTGAAAGTTATTTTTCCTTTTACAGGAAAGGGAATCTACCCAAAAACATCGCAG AAACGAATGCAACTTTGCTTGATGCATGGCGAATAGAGGACAACAATTTCTACGAAACAAATGGATCAAAATTAGTTTATGCCAAAGTTAAGGATTTTAGTTGTATTTTGGTGACATCAAATTCAGGATTAGGCAAGACGGCCATCATCCGTCACATCGCATTAAAGCTTCATTCAGAAGGATTTGAAATTGTTCCCGTAGAGTCCCCAGAGgatattatcaaatacaaaacaaaacaaaatcaagttTTTCTGATTGATGATGTGCTTGGAAAATATGGTTTAAGTCTGACACTGTTGGAAAAATGGGAAAGAATAAACGAAAAGCTGACTAGTTGCTTGGGGTCTGAGTTAGGTGCAAATAAATTATTATGTACACTGAGATTACAAATAGCCCTAAACACAAGATTTACGAATGCTTCGACAATTTTAAACCAGGTTATCGTTAATTTAGAGGAAGGGTCTAGTGAACTTTCAAAGGAGGAAAAACggaaaatattattaaaacatcTAAACCGAAGCAACAAAGAGAATGAAATGAAACCAGAAGAAATTGAAATTGTGTGTCAAACAAAATATGCATTTCCACTTCTTTGCAAATTAGTTTCAACTAATGAGGAAAGATTCAGAAACAGAATCACATTCTTTAGACAACCTATATCACTCTTGAATGAGGAACTTAATAAAATGAGTATCGAAAATAAGAGTCTGTATTGCTCATTGGTACTATGTATGTTGTATAATGGTACATTAAGTAGAAGTATATTTGACTTTGACTCACGTGAATGTGATGAGAAAATCTACAAAATAATGCAACATTGCGGGCTTCAAAGAAACACGTCTAAGAAAGAACTTGGGGATAGCGTTCTATGTGCTATAGGATCTTATTTCACCCAGGAGAGTGACAATATCCGGTTTATTCACGATGCTCTGGAAGAGACTGTCGGtcgtcatttttgtttgtttaatccAAAAGTAATGTTTTCAGAGTGTGATCTCTTGTTTATTAGAGATCGAGTTCGAGTTCGTTCCGATATAAATGGAAATGAACAGGATGAATATATTGTGATTATTCAGGAAGATGAGCTGGATAAGGATCATCTTAGACCATTATATGATAGGTTGTTTAAAGAATTGAAAAGTGGGAGATTTTCAAGTCTGTTGATGAGCCACCTTTTTAAGAATAGAAACTTCATCCGTATATTTGGAACTATTATTGACAATAATGGAAGGATGCTTGTACATACTTTGTTGATAAAGGTATGTTCCGAGAGGTTACAAAGAGACCAATCAATCTTCGAGAAGGCTATAGAGTTTTTATCCAGTAATAGGGACCAGTCAGCTGTAGGAAGAAAggtaaaagatatatttttatcCAACAAAGAATTTCAAGATAACAGTGATGCAATTAGTCGAGTTGTAGAGGCAAAATGGTCCAGAAGTACACTCATGTACTGGATTGTAGCCTTTGGCTGTTATGAGTTCTTTCATTATGTATGGAACAAGATTACTACTATAGAACGTAAATGGTTACTGACTAGAGATATTTTATACCAACCCTCAGTAAAGTCATTCTTTCCCCTGGCTGTTCTAGGCGGTAGCATAGCTATTGTTACGGAATTAATTTCTTCAGGTGCCGATGTTAACTGCTTTTCCGAAATTTGGGAAACATCCTTATATATAGCAGTTAGCACGAGTCAATATGATATGGCTCACTTACTGATGAGAAATGGGGCAAAGGTAAACCTGAGAGCATGGTGCGCGATGAAGACCCCAATTCTGGTCACAGGAAGCAAAGTCAAATTGACTAGTTTACTGCTTCAATATGATTTAAACCAGACCGAACTTCATATTGCAGTCCGACAAAACGACTTAAAAAAGTTGAGATCAAATATAACATCAGAGAATATCAATTCTAGAACAAAGAGTGGATGGACAGTTCTCCATTATGCTGTAATATTAAATAATTTAGAAGCTGTGAGGACTTTATTCCAGGAAGTATTTTCCCAAAATGGGGATTCAAATTTGGACTCCGTTCAAGATGCACAAGGAGACATGATGTACAGAAGGCCGAAACCAAAAGTAAGCATTGTTGACAGTAACGGACTTACTGCTGTCCATTTAGCAGTTGCACACAATTATACCAAAATACTTTCTCTTCTGCTTCGTAATGGAGGTAAGGTTAGGGTTCATGATGATTTCGATAGAACCCCTTTACATTACACGAAGAGTGATTGTGCAATAAAATATTTGCTTTCACATAGCTGTCAGAATAATTACTTTGGTAATTGTCGAAGCGCAGAAGAGGGGAATGGGTATACCAGAAACGCTCGGTCAGCTTTTAGGACCGTATGGTCTAATATTTCTCAACACACTGCTCTTGGAGGTGTATGTCGTAACTTTGTAAACATGCCAGACAAGGAGGGCAATACACCCTTACATTCTGTTATAAAGAGATCCCTCTCAGAAAAGGTGAAACGTGATTGTATAAAAACATTGCTGCATAATGGGGCTGATCCTTATTTATGTAATGAAAGTGGCCTTTCAGTATTTGAGATTATCGATTGCAGTTCTGAAGCTACCAAATATATAAACTACAGTGAAACGTATAGAAAATTAATCGAGAAGACTCATGCAGTATTTGCTTTAGCCATGTTAACCTTAATTGCATTGACTATTGCCATTCCATTATACGTTTCCATTTTCATTAGTCAAGAAAGTCAAAATTCAGTTTATTGTATTGGGCAAGTCGCAGAATCTGGCGCTATTATCTTGGAACCAACGAAGTTAAGCAAATATGTGATATGGCTCTCTATTGTACTTTTTTTGTCATTATCAATCACGTTCAAAACCAATTTTTCGGTTTCCTTTAAGCGCATTTTTCGAATTTTTGTATTAATAGGATGTGGCGTTTTAATATATCAAGGTGAAatattttacatacattttatatataagtttATGTATTTTgctatttatattgttattagaTTAATCCTATTGATACATGTAGCGTCGTATGTATTTACTCTATCATATATGCATATCCCTTCTTGGGCAGGAATAACTGGTATCGGAATTTTACTTTTCATGATTATTATAGTTTTTGATCTTTTAGTATATGTCACATATACTGCTATTGTAATTCCTAGCGAATCTCTTAGCTACAGTCAGTCATCTACCATCCCCgaaatgaatatattaaaaataacatcatCAAATTGTATAGAATTTAGTTTGGAAAATATCACATGTATGAGTCAAGCATATAATAATACTTACCAAAATGGTGTCGATTTCTCTGTACAGTGCCATACTGATCCAAATATTACAAGTTATAAAGGTACACTTGCAGCAGAATTAGGATATACAGACTGGCAAGAAATAGGCTTTGTTTTC GGCACGAGCTCAAAACAGAGCGAGATTCGAAGGGATACATTTGTAGCTGCTCTGGGCATTGGAACGTCATTCTCAGGGTATGCGATATCCCTACTCACAGATTACAACAAAGATCCCTTGAACATCCAAACATTCAACTGGATATCACGTTTTGATGGCCACGTGACGAACAAGATGCCATCAGACCTTTTACTTCGACCAGACGGTACTTTCCATAGTTTCGGATATGACGCTGAATACAATTATGAAAATGCCAAACCTTCCGACAGGGGAACACAAGTTATGGGTCTACTTCAATTCATTCAAGATGATGCT AAATCGAACAGATTCATAGTAATTAAAGATGTCACTGGAAAAGAGATTTTTGCATTGGACGTGTTCTGTTACTGCATCTACTTCCTGAAAAACGATATCATGACAAAACTTCAACAACAAATCGACATCGTACAGGAAAGTGATATTCACTTTGTGTTAAATGTACCTGCAATATGGAGTGACAAAGCGAAACAGTTTATGGGAGAAGTTGCTGAAAGAGTAAGGTTCAAAGTGGTACTATCTTCTTCAGATATCATTCAAGAATGTGTTA gCAGGGATCGAAGGATCGAAGGATCTAAGCTCAGTCTAGCTCTAGAACCAGAGGCTGCTGCTATATTTTGCCAACATGTGCCAACTACTAGACAAACATATATCGGTTTCCCACCATCCCTGGCATCAGCAAAAGACACTATTAAAGTATTTG GTGGTACTGTAGATATAACTGGTTTCCACTCTACACCTGATGGTGTTCTGCGAGAATTGATGTCAGCAAGAGGAGGCGAGGCGACTGGGGTTCTAATGCCATCAACGATTCATTCGTTAAATACTTAG